From one Acidobacteriota bacterium genomic stretch:
- a CDS encoding thioredoxin family protein: MVLTPSIMIALGSPAPDFQLPDVVSGDTVTLGSFANKEALLVMFICRHCPFVVHIQEELARLGSDYSTRNVGIVAISSNDAETYPDDAPANLKAMAEELGFTFPYCYDESQEVARAYQAACTPDFYLFDGQRELVYRGQLDGSRPENDEPVTGRDLREAMDAVLSGTPVSTTQMPSIGCNIKWKAN; the protein is encoded by the coding sequence ATGGTCTTGACACCTTCAATCATGATCGCACTGGGATCGCCAGCGCCCGATTTTCAGCTGCCGGATGTCGTGTCGGGAGACACGGTCACGCTCGGCAGTTTTGCGAACAAGGAGGCGCTTCTGGTGATGTTCATCTGCCGGCACTGTCCCTTCGTGGTGCATATCCAGGAGGAGTTGGCCCGTCTGGGCAGCGACTATAGCACCAGGAACGTGGGCATTGTGGCCATCAGTTCCAATGACGCCGAGACCTACCCTGATGATGCACCTGCCAACCTCAAGGCCATGGCGGAGGAACTCGGCTTTACCTTCCCCTACTGTTATGACGAAAGTCAGGAGGTAGCCCGGGCCTACCAGGCGGCCTGCACGCCCGACTTCTATCTCTTTGACGGCCAACGGGAGCTGGTTTATCGGGGTCAGTTGGATGGGAGTCGGCCCGAGAACGATGAACCGGTCACGGGCAGGGATCTGAGGGAAGCCATGGATGCCGTGCTATCGGGGACCCCGGTCTCAACAACCCAGATGCCCAGCATCGGCTGCAACATCAAGTGGAAAGCCAATTGA
- a CDS encoding formamidopyrimidine-DNA glycosylase translates to MPELPDIVVYLESLQARILHQRLERIRIASPFLLRTVSPRPEEVENHRVVGLCRMGKRVVIELEGAVFLVFHLMIAGRFHWKEKPMRTWRRSDLAALDFSTGSLLLTEPGSKKRASLHLVKGKDALAKHDPGGIEPLNVDFDTFRRRLTLENHTLKRSLTDPRILSGIGNAYSDEILHRAQLSPLALSQKLTEGEVRRLYLAVRETLEYWLNKLRDELQGGFPKRVSAFREGMAVHGRFRKPCPRCGAPVQRIVYVGNEANYCSPCQTRGKLLADRALSRLLKRDWPRTLEEQESRRASLTAEPAGPAG, encoded by the coding sequence GTGCCCGAGCTACCCGATATTGTTGTTTACCTCGAATCTCTCCAGGCCAGAATACTTCACCAACGCTTGGAGCGGATTCGTATCGCCAGTCCGTTTCTGCTCCGAACCGTCTCGCCGCGGCCGGAAGAAGTGGAGAATCACCGGGTCGTGGGGTTGTGCCGAATGGGGAAAAGGGTGGTCATCGAGCTGGAGGGAGCCGTCTTTCTGGTCTTTCACCTGATGATTGCCGGGCGCTTCCACTGGAAAGAGAAGCCTATGCGAACCTGGCGAAGAAGTGACCTGGCGGCGTTGGACTTTTCCACCGGTTCGCTTCTCCTGACCGAACCGGGTTCCAAGAAACGGGCCTCTCTCCACCTCGTGAAAGGGAAGGACGCCTTGGCCAAACATGACCCGGGCGGCATCGAGCCGTTGAACGTCGATTTCGACACCTTTCGGCGACGCTTGACCCTTGAGAATCACACCCTGAAACGCTCCCTGACCGACCCTCGCATCCTGAGCGGCATCGGAAACGCCTATTCCGACGAAATTCTCCATCGAGCTCAACTCTCACCCCTGGCCCTCAGTCAAAAACTGACAGAAGGGGAAGTCCGGCGTCTTTACCTGGCTGTGCGGGAGACCCTGGAATACTGGCTGAACAAGCTGCGGGACGAACTCCAGGGAGGCTTTCCCAAACGGGTCTCTGCCTTTCGGGAAGGCATGGCCGTACACGGCCGATTTCGCAAACCCTGTCCCCGGTGCGGGGCCCCGGTACAGCGGATCGTCTATGTCGGAAACGAAGCCAATTATTGCAGCCCCTGTCAGACCCGAGGAAAGCTGTTGGCCGATCGGGCGCTCTCCCGGCTCTTGAAACGGGACTGGCCACGGACTCTGGAAGAGCAAGAGTCCCGACGGGCATCCCTGACGGCAGAGCCGGCAGGCCCGGCCGGCTAA